The bacterium genome contains the following window.
GGGGCGAGACCGCCGAGGGTTGGTGGGAGCGCCTGGAGACGAGCCTCGAGCGCATGCAGACGGACTACCTCGACTTCTACAAGGTCATCCACAGCATTAGCTGGGAGGTATACGAGCGGTACTATGAACCCATCCTCGCCAGGGAAGTGGCCAAGGCGAAGGACCAGGGCCTCATCCGTCATGTGGTCTTCTCGGTGCACGACACGCCCGAGAACATCATGAAGCTGGTCGAGACGGGGGCCTTCGAGGGGATGCTGCTGCAGTACAACCTGCTCGACCGCGCCAATGAGGACGCCATCGCCCGCGCGCACGAGCTGGGCATGGGCGTTGAGATCATGGGACCCGTCGGCGGCGGGCGACTGGGCATGCAGTCGGAGAAGCTGACGGCGCTCGTCCCCGATGCCGCCACGACCGCGGAGCTGGCCCTGCGCTTCGTGCTGGCCAACCCGAACGTCACGATCGCTTTCTCGGGGATGAACGCCGAGGAGCAGGTGCGGGAGAACTGCGCGGCAGCGAGCCGGGAGGAGCCGCTGTCCGGCGACGAGCTGGAGGCCATCGAGAAGGCCCTGATCGAGAACCGCAAGCTCGCCGAGCTGTACTGCACCGGCTGCGAGTACTGCCTGCCGTGTGAGCAGGGGGTGGCCATCCCGCGGATCTTCGCGGCGATGAACATGCACCGAGTCTGGGGGCTGACCGAGCACGCCAAGCGGATGTATGCCCATGTGCTCAACGAGGAGAAGGGCACGAAGCAGGCGGACGCGTGCATCGAGTGCGGGCAGTGTGAAGAGAAGTGCCCGCAGAAGATCAAGATCATGGAGCAACTACGCGAGTCGCACGAGGCGCTGAAGGTATAGGTCGGCGCCCTCTCGTGGTACGCCCGACACTCCTGCCGGGCGATGGATACGGTACGCCCGGCAGGAGTGTCGGGCCATGGGCGACGGCGCCCGACAAGAGTGTCGGGCGTACCAGTCTCACCACCGGTACACGTGCACCGCCAGGGGCGCGAACGCGTCCGTGAGTTGCCCGGCCTCTGCCTTCACCTTTCGCCCCTCGAACAGCACCTCGGCCCCGCCCTTGAGCCCCGGCAGCCTCAACTGTGCGGTGATCGGTTGCTCCGCGGAGTTCGCCGCCAGGAGCACCCACTGGCCGCCGTGCGTCATCAGCCGCAGGTTCAGGCTCGGGTAGTCCAGGTCGCCCTTCTCCGGGCCCTTGACGACCTTCGCCTGCGGGCGTTCCTGCGGGGCGCGGGCGGTGTAGAAGTCGCTCAGGGACGACAACTCCGTAGCGATGCCCTTCAGGTACGCCCAGATCTTTGGGTCCCAGGGCGCGCCGTGCTTGTCGTCGCGGTAGGCGTACGTGTACCAGGTCATGCCCTGCGCGCCGTGAATGAGCGCGAGGTAGACCATACAGCGCTCCTCCTCGTTCGTCGGGAAGCGCTGCCAGCCCCAACCCTCGAAGTCCTGAATGATGGCCCACACGGGCGTCACTCGCCCCGCCGCCTTCCAGCCTGCCCGCACGTTCTCCATGCTGCGGATCACATCGGCCACGTGGTTGTCGGTCTTCTGCCGGATAGGGTAGATCTCGGGCAGGAAGCCCGTGGTGGAGTTGATGTACTTGACGTACCGCTGATCGTTGACACCGCCGATGCCGTCAGCCTGCACCGTGATGTGGTAGGGGTCGGCTTCCATGATGGCCTGGTGGACGCCGCGCAGTTCCTCGGGGCCGATATGGCCGGAGGTATCATCCGCCAGATACCAGGCCAGCAGGGCGTCCTCGTTGCACTCACGCGCCACGGTCATGACCGCGCCGGTGGCGTCGGGATTGTTGTTGCCAGTCTCGGGCGCCACCCACAACTTCATGCCGTTGCGCGCGGCCGCGGCGTAGAACTCGGCGAAGTCCGCCCCACGGGCGCTGGCATAGGTGTGGGCGAGGTTGAAGCCCGCGCTGCGCAGCTCCTTGAAGGCGTCGTCATAGCTGTTGTTGTTCGCCGGGCGCTTCGATACCGAGTAGATGCCGATGGGGAAGAAAGGCTTGCCGTCCACCAGCGTCACGCCGTCGTCGCGCACGGTCACCCGGCTCTGCGCGGGCAGGTCCTTGATGAGCAGGAACCAGGTCTGGTCGAGCCTGTTGCCAGCATAGTCCTCG
Protein-coding sequences here:
- a CDS encoding aldo/keto reductase; the encoded protein is MQYREYGKTGVKVSALGYGAMRLPFDDPDLSVRLMQLGLDLGINYIDTAYGYGDEGRSEKLVGEAVKGRREQVILATKNPSWGPGGETAEGWWERLETSLERMQTDYLDFYKVIHSISWEVYERYYEPILAREVAKAKDQGLIRHVVFSVHDTPENIMKLVETGAFEGMLLQYNLLDRANEDAIARAHELGMGVEIMGPVGGGRLGMQSEKLTALVPDAATTAELALRFVLANPNVTIAFSGMNAEEQVRENCAAASREEPLSGDELEAIEKALIENRKLAELYCTGCEYCLPCEQGVAIPRIFAAMNMHRVWGLTEHAKRMYAHVLNEEKGTKQADACIECGQCEEKCPQKIKIMEQLRESHEALKV